A window from Candidatus Nitrosotalea sinensis encodes these proteins:
- a CDS encoding patatin-like phospholipase family protein: MSNSQDTVRPRSKSEMNISKHTGVQASETVLILQGGGSLGAYECGVYKSLHKHKIKFDIVAGTSIGAINATIIACAKNDPIKDLESFWLDLADSVTPPNLPYNVRSRFSAMYSAVFGNPNAFFPKWFLPSADYFFPFLWPYLYDKTPLMNTLNKYVDFKKLREPNSPRLIVTSTDIENARPSIFDSMYDNITADHVLASAGYPFYGISWTRINGRYLWDGTLLNNTPLREVIDASPKHNKKVYLVDLFPHEQHDLPRNMIEVWHRARDIMHVDKILYTLHMSKLINRQLGLIRNMYEILDKSSLDENSRTKFSNIQKEYHEIAQERGAIIDQIVRIQRKEDSHFLFEDADFSITTIKNLMEQGERDTILALSEI; the protein is encoded by the coding sequence ATGAGTAATTCTCAAGACACGGTACGACCAAGATCTAAATCTGAAATGAATATATCTAAACACACAGGGGTTCAGGCAAGTGAAACGGTGCTCATCTTGCAAGGTGGTGGTTCGCTTGGCGCATACGAATGTGGCGTTTACAAGTCACTGCACAAGCATAAAATAAAATTTGATATTGTAGCTGGGACTTCAATCGGAGCAATTAACGCAACAATAATCGCATGTGCAAAGAATGACCCCATAAAAGACCTAGAAAGTTTCTGGCTGGATTTGGCAGATAGTGTCACTCCTCCCAATTTGCCTTATAATGTGAGATCACGTTTTTCCGCAATGTACTCGGCAGTTTTTGGCAATCCTAATGCTTTTTTTCCAAAATGGTTTTTGCCATCGGCAGATTATTTTTTTCCATTTTTGTGGCCTTATCTTTACGATAAGACTCCGTTGATGAATACTTTGAACAAGTATGTGGATTTCAAGAAATTAAGAGAACCAAATAGTCCTAGATTGATTGTTACTTCAACTGACATAGAAAATGCAAGACCGTCAATATTTGATAGCATGTATGATAACATAACTGCAGACCATGTTCTTGCCAGTGCAGGGTATCCGTTTTACGGAATTTCATGGACTAGAATTAATGGTAGGTATCTCTGGGATGGTACATTATTGAACAATACCCCTCTTCGTGAAGTGATAGATGCATCTCCGAAACACAACAAGAAGGTCTATCTCGTAGATCTGTTTCCTCATGAACAGCATGATCTTCCTAGAAATATGATTGAAGTTTGGCATAGGGCCAGAGATATCATGCATGTAGATAAGATACTGTATACATTACACATGTCAAAACTGATTAATCGACAGCTTGGCCTTATTAGAAACATGTACGAGATTCTTGACAAATCTTCATTAGATGAAAATTCAAGGACAAAGTTTTCAAATATTCAAAAAGAATACCATGAGATAGCTCAAGAGAGAGGTGCAATTATAGATCAAATAGTGAGAATCCAACGCAAGGAAGACTCGCATTTTCTATTCGAGGATGCTGATTTTTCCATCACCACGATAAAGAATCTTATGGAACAAGGAGAAAGAGATACAATTCTGGCATTATCAGAGATTTGA
- a CDS encoding NAD(P)/FAD-dependent oxidoreductase: MEKSEKADIEVNDRKRILILGGGFAGIEVLRRLENKFENDFTIDISMVSKDNFFLFTPMLPEVVSGNIETRHIVTPVRAFCKRARFYEATIRSINFQKRQVTMSNKIGTKNESANWHDHILDYDYLVIALGGETNFFGMEDVKKYSYTMKSLGDAIVLRNHVIDTLEQASIEQDEDLRKSLMTFVVVGGGFAGVETVGELNMLVRDAIRDFYHDLDIRDIRVVLVDAMDKVLPEVSDDLSKFATQKLKNSGIEIILNNPVSSASASIAKLKDGTSIETYTLVWAGGVTPEKIVKELQCEHDRGGRIVVDEYLKIKGFDGVYAHGDCASILDSHTGRPYPPTAQNAVEQAKVVAHNLISEIRGGGKVSFSYKSRGIMAQIGQRTGVGMLFGIKTHGLFAWMVWRTYYLSRLPTSEKKLRVVTDWFIDLFFKPDVTRLKTFTESQANYLSKSVDVISK, translated from the coding sequence GACAGAAAAAGAATACTCATCTTAGGAGGAGGATTTGCGGGAATCGAGGTTTTAAGAAGATTAGAAAACAAATTTGAAAATGATTTCACAATAGATATCAGCATGGTAAGCAAGGATAATTTTTTTCTCTTCACTCCTATGTTACCAGAGGTGGTTTCTGGCAACATAGAAACTAGACACATCGTAACACCAGTAAGAGCATTTTGCAAAAGAGCAAGATTTTACGAGGCAACAATCAGATCTATCAATTTTCAAAAAAGGCAGGTTACTATGTCAAATAAAATAGGTACCAAAAATGAGTCGGCAAATTGGCATGATCACATCTTGGATTATGACTATCTAGTAATCGCTCTTGGCGGAGAGACTAATTTCTTTGGTATGGAAGATGTCAAAAAATACTCTTATACAATGAAAAGCCTCGGAGATGCAATTGTTCTACGTAACCATGTAATTGACACATTAGAGCAAGCCAGTATAGAACAAGACGAAGATCTAAGAAAGAGCCTGATGACATTTGTTGTTGTCGGAGGGGGATTTGCAGGCGTAGAGACGGTAGGCGAACTGAACATGTTGGTCAGGGATGCAATTCGAGACTTTTACCATGACCTTGACATCCGAGACATACGAGTGGTTCTTGTTGATGCCATGGACAAAGTACTGCCTGAGGTAAGTGATGACCTTTCAAAATTTGCTACACAAAAACTGAAAAACTCTGGAATAGAGATAATTCTAAACAACCCTGTTAGTTCGGCAAGTGCATCCATTGCGAAACTAAAGGATGGTACTAGTATAGAGACCTACACCCTAGTATGGGCTGGCGGTGTTACTCCTGAAAAAATTGTTAAAGAATTACAATGTGAACATGACAGAGGCGGACGAATCGTAGTTGATGAGTACCTTAAGATCAAAGGTTTTGATGGAGTATATGCACATGGAGACTGTGCTTCTATACTGGATTCGCATACTGGAAGACCATATCCTCCTACTGCTCAAAACGCGGTAGAACAGGCAAAGGTTGTGGCACACAATCTGATATCTGAAATAAGAGGGGGAGGCAAAGTCAGTTTCAGTTATAAGTCAAGAGGAATCATGGCCCAAATAGGACAAAGAACGGGTGTAGGTATGTTGTTTGGAATAAAGACTCACGGTCTGTTCGCATGGATGGTTTGGAGGACTTATTATCTCAGTCGTCTACCTACTTCTGAAAAGAAACTACGAGTAGTAACTGATTGGTTCATTGACCTATTTTTCAAACCCGATGTCACTCGATTGAAAACCTTTACAGAAAGTCAAGCAAATTACCTTTCTAAATCTGTGGATGTAATATCAAAATAA
- a CDS encoding 4Fe-4S dicluster domain-containing protein, which yields MPIDLEFPKNHKPIGKHKCADGEHFHFVWGPGKIDAESSTDENIQNAYKKRGEEYVPLGIHGTFVAVDWDSCISDGGCIEVCPVQVYQWYRTENDVPAVQMVNATSVGTGESHQKEGRKDYTDKSEPIREHDCIWCMACVSVCPTQAIKVDQSNQKIHEEMAIKYAK from the coding sequence ATGCCAATAGACTTGGAATTTCCAAAAAATCACAAACCAATAGGCAAACACAAGTGTGCAGATGGTGAACATTTTCATTTTGTTTGGGGCCCCGGAAAAATAGATGCCGAGTCTTCAACTGATGAAAACATACAAAACGCCTATAAAAAACGGGGAGAGGAATATGTTCCTCTGGGAATACATGGGACTTTTGTCGCAGTTGACTGGGATTCATGCATATCGGATGGTGGATGCATTGAGGTGTGTCCAGTTCAAGTTTATCAGTGGTATAGGACGGAAAATGATGTTCCTGCGGTACAGATGGTAAACGCTACCAGTGTTGGAACAGGTGAATCTCATCAGAAGGAGGGACGTAAAGATTACACAGACAAATCAGAACCAATTCGAGAACATGATTGTATCTGGTGTATGGCGTGTGTCTCTGTCTGTCCTACACAAGCCATCAAGGTAGATCAATCAAATCAAAAAATCCATGAGGAGATGGCGATAAAATATGCAAAATGA